The genome window CGGGATTTATTTTTTTATATAGATAAAATGCTTAGCCTGCCATCTGTTTCGCTTTCTCATTAACAGGAACACTAATTGCTCCTACCGGGCACTTCATGGCACAAACCTGACATCCTGTGCATAGATCCGGATTTATTACTGGCAAATTGTCTTTCATTGTAATGGCCTGAGAAGGGCACATCTTGGCACAAAGTCCACAACCGATACACCCTGCCTCGCAGACGTTTTTAACGCCAACACCTTTCTGTGTCGAATTACACATAACGCGAATGTCCTGGGTAGCCGGAATCAAAGTAATGACATTTCTGGGACAAACCGATGCGCACGCGCCACATCCTGTGCAAAGTCTTTCATCGACTTTAGCGACTCCATTTTCCATGTATATGGCATCAAAAGCACAAGCAGCAACACAACTTCCAAAACCTAAACAACCATTCTTACACGCCTTTGTTCCTCCACCGGGAACAATTGTTGCTTTTCTACAATCCAATACTCCTTCGTAAAGAGAGATTTCTTTCGCCTTTTCCTTAGATCCTGCACACTTTACAAAGGCAACCTTCCGTACAAAATGCCCTACTTCAACACCAAGAATAGCAGCTATTTTCTGAGCAACTTCAGCCCCTCCAGCAGTACACTTTGCAGGACTCGCTTCTCCGGAAACAACGGCTGATGCATATGCGTCACATCCGGCGTAACCGCAACCACCACAGTTAGCCCCTGGCAGAGCCTCTCGAATCTTCGCTACTCGCGGGTCAATTTTCACGGCAAATTTTTTAGCTGCAAACCCCAAAAGCAAGCCGAAGAACAAACCTAAACCACCGAGGCTTAACGCAGGATAGACAAGTGATTCAACCATTTCCATTCCCTCCTACGAAATCAATCCACTAAAGCCTAAAAACGCTATCGACATTAAGGCTGCTGTAATAAGACTGATGGGCAATCCCTGCAGCGCTTTTGGCATATTTGTATTCTCCTGAAGCCTTTCTCGCAATCCCGCCATAAGAACGATAGCAAGCAAAAAGCCCAAAGAAGCGCCAAGAGAGTGAACTATCGCCTGAAGCAGGGTGTAATTTTCATTCATATTGATAACGGCAACACCTAAAACAGCACAGTTTGTCGTAATGAGAGGAAGGTAAATACCAAGGGCCCAATAGAGAGATTCCCACTTCTTTCGAACCACCATCTCTACGAACTGAACTAAAGCTGCAATAACCAAAATAAAGGCCAGTGTAGAAAGATATGTTATGTCAAGTGGAACAAGCACCAAGTTATATACCAGCCATGTCATAATAGAAGAAAGAAATATAACAAAGACTACGGCAAGTCCCATTCCTACAGCTGTGCCGACTTTGCTCGAAACTCCAAGGAAAGGACAGATACCCAAAAACCTTGAGAGAACGATATTATGCACTAAAAGAGCATCAATAAATATGGCAAAAAAGCTCATCACAAGTCTCCTTTTTAAAACACTTTATGCATCGGCATAACGGCTTATTCTCTCGTTTTCTTTCTTTCTTTTCATGTTAATGAAATTAATAAGAGCCATAAGCATACCGAGAGTCAAAAAGCCGCCAGGAGCCAATATCATGATGAGGGCTGGATTATAGGTTGCAGGAAGAAGAGACATGCCAAAAACAGTTCCTGTACCCAAGAGCTCTCTAATAGACCCCAAAACTACCAACGCAAGGGTAAAACCCAAGCCCATACCAATTGCATCGAAAAGAGAAGGTAGAACGCTGTTTTTAGAAGCATAGGCCTCTGCACGACCCAATATAATGCAATTAACGACGATCAAAGGAATAAATATTCCCAACGCCTTGTTGAGGGCAGGAAGAAAGGCCTGCATAAAAAATTGAATTAAAGTCACAAAAGTGGCGATGATAATGATGAACGCCGGTATTCTGATTTCATCGGGAATAAGTCGCTTCAATGCTGAAATAACAACATTCGACCCCATCAGAACTACTGTGGCAGCGAGCCCCATGCCCAGACCGTTTTCAGCACTTGTCGTTACGGCAAGAGTAGGGCACATACCAATAACTTGCACAAAAGTAGGGTTGTTTTTTATAATTCCATTTTTGAGTCTCTCTATGATCATACCCACTATGCTCCTTCTCCTTTCAGACTGGAGTGGAAAAAGCGCAAGGCCTGATTGACTCCATCTGTTACGGCCCTGGATGTAATAGTGGCACCAGTCATTGCCTGTATTTCATTTTCATTTGAAGTCTCTCCCTTTACAACAGAGAGAGCATCAACATGGCGATCGGAAAACTGATTTGAAAAGGCAGGTTTCCCCGCTTCTGCACCCAAACCCGGAGTTTCGCTATGAGAAAGAATCTGAATACCCCGTAACGTTCCATCTATTGAGATACCCACCATCATTTCAATAACTCCGCCATATCCTTTAGGGGCAACTTTGATATTGTATCCAACAATGTTTCCATTGTTATATCCTTCGTTAACTTCGCGAATAATGCCGCTGGAAGTAAGATCCGCATTCAACAATTTAAATTCCTGCGCTACAGGAAGAGTTGCTTTCATAGCTTCAATCTTCTCTTTTTCAAGAAGACGGGCAATAGGTTCCTCGGTAACAGCATGAACCCAGCCAAGAAGAAGTCCCGCTACCGCCGTTATGAGAAAGAGAGTGGCTCCAAGCTTGTAAATTTTCTTCACCTATCTCACCTCTCCGAAAATCCGCGGAACTGTTACTCTATCAATAAGCGGAACAAAAAGATTCATAATAAGAATGGAGTACGATACGCCTTCCGCGTACCCTCCATATAAACGTATCAATGTTGTTAAAACCCCACACCCTAAAGCAAAGATGACTTGTCCCTGTTTAGTCATAGGTGACGTCGTATAATCGGTAGCCATAAAAAAGGCACCCAACATAAGTCCGCCAAGAAAAATTTCGTACAATGGATTTGCAGACATAAAACCATCGCGTCCCAAAATGGCTGTAAGAACAAATACAGTAGCAATATAGACTACGGGAATATGCCAGCTTATTACCTTTCTGAAGAGAAGATAGGCGCCTCCCAAAAGCAGGGCCAAAGCCGATGTTTCCCCTATGCATCCTCCAACATGGCCGATAAAAACATCGGTCAAAGAGGGAAGAGATGACAGCGTCCCCTCTTTTAGAAGAGCAAGAGGCGTAGCCGTAGAAACCCCATCAATGGTCCACGTTGTCATAGAAACTGGCCATGACGCCAAAAGAACAGCCCGAGCAGCAAGAGCTGGGTTCACTATATTCTGTCCAATTCCTCCAAAAAACTGCTTCACCACTATTATGGCAAAGACTCCCCCAACAGCCGCAAGCCAAAGGGGCACTGTAGGAGGAAGGTTAAAAGCTAAAAGCAAGCCGGTAACAACTGCACTAAGATCTTTTATCGTCGACGTACGGTTCATAGCTTTTTGGCAAAGAGCCTCAGAAAGAACACAAGAAAGAACGCATACAGCAACAACCATTACCGCCTGAAGACCAAAAAAATAAAAGGCCGCTATCATAGCAGGCACAAGAGCGATAAGCACATCTCCCATAACTGTCTGTACAGTTGTGTGCGAGCGGAGATGGGGAGATGATGATACAATCAATTTCTTTTCAGACATCCTTTACGTTACCCCTTTCTCTTCATCGCTGCGATGACGGATCGTTTCGCCTCTCGGCACGATTGCACCAAATGCCTCTTAGAGGGGCACATAAAAGAGCATGATCCACACTCTATACAGTTCATTCCGCCATTTTCCTTAAATCCCATGTAATCATTCTTGAGAGAGAGAGCATTGAGTTTAAAGGGAAGAAGCCCCATGGGACAAGCTTCTACACATCGTCCACAACGAATACATGGATATTCATCATACAGATGAACAGCTTTATCAGAGAGAGCAATAATGCCAGACGTACCCTTAATAACTGGAACATCAAGGCTATTTACCGACATGCCCATCATAGGGCCACCGGCTAAGACCTTAACGGGCGGAGTTACAAAACCACCTGCAGCCTCTATAAGTTCACGGAAAGATGTTCCTAAACGTACTTTCATATTTTTAGGTGTAGCAACTGCATCTCCTGAAACCGTTACGATTCGAGAAAGAGAGGTTCTCCCTGTTACAACGGCATTACGGATCTCGTAGACAGTGTACGCATTGCTGACCACACACCCCGCATCAGCAGGAAGTTTCCCAGAGGGAACTTCTCGCCCTGTAACCGCAAATATGAGCTGTTTCTCTCCACCTTGGGGATATTTGGTCTTCAGAACATTCACCGTTACATTTTCTATGCCCTGAACAGCCTTTTTCATCTTCTCTATAGCCAGTGGTTTGTTATCTTCTATTGCTATATGAAGATGAGCTTTCGGGAAAATCTGAAGTAAGATCTTGGCTCCCTCTGCAATAGCCTCTGCTTCCTCAAGCATAAGACGATAGTCAGAAGTGAGATATGGTTCACACTCGGCTGCATTCACAATAACATGATCAATAACACATTCGGCAGGCGGTGTAAGCTTAATACAGGCAGGGAAACAAGCGCCTCCCATACCGACAATACCAGCATCACGTATGATATCTCGCAACTCCGAAGCCGTTAAATTCTCAAAAGACCGACAGTTCAACGGCTCTATCTCTTCGTAAAGACCGTCATTCTCAACAATAACTGAGAGCATATCAATTCCAGAAGGAGTAGGCATAGCCGTTACGTTTTTAACAGTTCCAGAAACACTGGCGTAAATAGCTGCTGATACGGGCCCCTGCGGCTCTCCTATTTTTTGCCCAACGAGAACTCTGTCTCCTTTTTTCACAGCAGGAACACACGGAGCTCCTATATGTTGCCCCATAGGGTAGACAAGGTCTCCCTTTGGTAATACTATTTCTACCGGTTGATCCGATGTCCAATGTTTGTTATCGGGAGGATGGACCCCACCTCTAAATGTTAAAAGCTTCATTGTAAGTACTGCCTCCTAATACCCTTTCATCTGCAAAATGCTACGTGCTCGCACAAAGTGTATAAATTATACTACATACGTTATACTTTTATAATTTGTACTTTTTTTCTTTAAAGTCTGGTTTTCCCCTCTAGACTTTGTTCTTTTTTTCTCTATATATTTTACACCATTTGACCGTTTTTTTCAGACTAATTTTAGTATTCTCCCAAAACAAAACTCTTTATTTTTACGATAATCTATTTTCTTTTCTTAATAAAGCGCTACAAAAGTTGCACATCTCTTCCCTATCGATATAATTTCTTATTGCCTTTCATAGCTAGTCTGTGAAAGGCTTTTAATTTTTTCTGCACTTTGAAAGGAGGGAAACAGTATGAGGAAAGGTATTCGACGTAGTATCCTCACTGTTTTACTACTCTCCATGGCCGGGCTATTAGCCTTTACTGCAGGAAGTCGCTATATTCATGCCTCTCCACGAAACAGGAGAGGAACGATACAGTCTCAGAAAATTCAACTTCACGATTGGAGTTCAGAGCCTGCTGTCGCTTCGTTTTACCAGATAGGTCGTTTTGTAACGAATCGTTTTTCAGATGTTACATTAACGTATACAAATCCACTTTTTACCCTTTCAGAAACCATTCAGGATTCTGTAGAAACAATGAGCATGCTTACCCGTTTCATTCAGAAACAAAATCCGGCCATTTCGAGAGATATTGCAGCACGACAAGCCGCTGCCTTTTTGAGGTATTCCATCAAATATGGAGCTCCTCTTGATCTTGTAGTAGCGGTAGCAAATACGGAAAGTCATTTCAATCCCAACGCGCGAAGTTCCCACGGTGCTGCTGGTGTTATGCAAGTCACATGGAGAGTTCATGAGAATTTATTGCGGGCCAATGGCATTCGCAGTGAAGAGGAACTCTACACGCCTGAAAAGGGGATCGCTGCTGGCTGTCTTTTGATTTCAAGATATCTGAGAGCCTATGGATCACCAGAAAAAGCTTTGGGACGTTATTATGGCGGCCCGTCTTCTGTTTATTGGGCAAGAGTTTCTAGAAATTTATCGAAACTTCAACGGTATCGCCCAGGAAATCGTCTATAATTTAAAATGTAAAAAACGTAAAGATTTAGCGGGGGTTATCATCTGATACCCCCGCTTAAGTTGGTGAATATGTATGAGTAAAATTAAAGGCGCTATTCTTAATCGCAAAGGCCTTGACCGTCTGCACAAAAGGCACCCATGGATTTTTAAAGGTCATCTTGCAACTTTTCCACAAGCCGAACCTGGCGATTTTATTTCTCTTTATAATAACCGCGGGAAAATTGAAGGATGGGGGTTCTGGGGGGCTGGAGCACTTTGTATTCGCGTTCTTTCTTTTGACACAGAGAAACCAGAACTTCACGCATTGCTTCGAGAACGCTTGGTCACGAGTCTCGCATCTAGAAAACGCTGGCTTCCTCAAGCTAGTGCTTTCCGTCTTGTTCACAGTGAATCTGATGGTTTACCGGGCTTAATTATAGATATATACGGTTCGGTAGCCTGCATGCAACTTCTATCTGCAGGATGGTATAGAAATCGAGAGATGATCATCGGCACGCTTCTTGAACTTCTTCCCCTTAACGCTATTGTGCTTCGCAATGATGTTCGTTATCTGGAACAAGAAGGTATTCCACGCGAAAATCGGCTTCTATGGGGAACTTTACCTGAAGGGGATAGCGTTGATATTCCTTTTTATGAAATGCAAGAACGCGTCTACCCCCTTGCTGGCCAAAAGACAGGAATATATCTTGATGTTCGAAACCTGCCTAACCTTTTTAAAGAAGTTTGCCCTCGTGCTGATGTTCTTGATTGCTTTTCCTTTCAGGGGCACTTTGGGCTACACGCTCTCCACTGGGGAGCCCGCTCCATAACAGCTATTGAGCAATCGCAAGAAGCTTTATCTGTTTACGAAGAAAATATCTCTTTAAACGGACTTTCTTCTGAAAACGTTCATTTCCATCATGGAAACGCTTTCGATGAACTGCGAGCGCTGGAAGCGGAAAAAAAGACGTTTGACATAATTATTATGGATCCGCCGCCCTTTTCTCCAGGGAAAGCACAGATAGAATCTGCCAGACGAGGCTATAAAGAGTTAGCCCTTCGGGCCTATCGGCTTCTCCGTTCTGAAGGAATTCTTTTGTATCTTTGCTGTAGTCATGCTTTTAGTCGGCAAATGCTTATAGATGTGCTTAGTGATGCCGCTTTTGACACTAAAAGTACTTTTCGGATTGTTCGTGAAGGGCATCAACCTGAAGATCATCCTATCGCTCTTGAAATTCCCGAAACTAACTATCTCAAGGGGCTTCTTATACAAAAGACAAGTAAATAAACTCGAAAGAATTTGGAAATTCTGAATTCGTATATTGACAAGACGGGGTAGTTATTCATAAAATAACCCCATTCTTATTTTGAACGAAATTAAAAAAGGAGGAGACTTTACCGTGAAAATAGGTTACATGAATAACTTAACTGCCATTTCTTCTTTGTCTCTCCTCCTCCTCGGTTGCTGGTTCCTGTCTGGAACGCCAGCAGCCTTGTAGCTGTTTTCTGGCAAACTCAGGCCGGGACCTCTGAAAAAGGGGTCCCGGCTTTTTTTTATGCTTTTTTACTTCTACAGAAAAAAGAAGGGAGAGAGAACAATGGACACCAATGAAACGATTCGCATTTTCGACACTACTCTCAGAGATGGAGAACAGGCAGCTGGAATCAATCTCAATAAAGAAGAAAAACTTCAGATAGCAACTCAACTTGCAAAAATGAAGGTTGATATTATTGAAGCTGGATTTCCTGCAGCCTCTCACGGAGATTTTGAAGCTGTAAAACGTATCGCTGATAACGTTTCCGGAACAACGATAGCTGGCCTTGCCAGAACAAAACGTCACGATATCGGTACCGCTTATGAAGCTTTAAAAAGCGCAGCCCATCCGATGATTCACACGTTTATTGCAACAAGTCCTATTCATATGGAGTACAAGCTCAAAATGACTCCCCAGGAGGTACTTGCTGAAGTAGAAAAAGGAGTAACCTTTGCAAGAAGTCTCGTGGAGAGTGTCGAATTTTCTGCAGAAGATGCAAGTCGTTCAGATCCATCCTTCTTAGCTGAAGTCTTTCGTACCGCTGCTCGGTGCGGAGCAACCACTTTAAACATTCCAGATACAGTAGGATACGCTGTACCCCATGAATTTGCAGGGTTCATTAAAACTGTTATCAAGGCATCAGGGCTAAACAATGTAACGTGGTCTGTTCATTGTCACAACGATCTTGGATTGGCAGTAGCAAATTCTCTCTCAGCTATACGTGCCGGTGCCAGACAGGTTGAATGCACAATAAACGGTATTGGAGAACGAGCTGGCAATACGTCTCTTGAAGAAGTTGTTATGGCCCTCAAAACGAGAAAAGACTGCTTTCAATACGAAACAAATCTCGATACGACTTGTCTTTATACGTTGAGTTCACTTGTCTCTCGAATGACGGGGTTTGCGGTTCCTCCCAATAAAGCCATTGTAGGCGCTAACGCCTTTGCCCATGAAGCGGGAATTCATCAACATGGCGTTCTTTGTAATAAAGCCACCTATGAAATTATGAACCCCGAGGATGTAGGAGCCCCTGGAAGCCGACTTGTTTTGGGGAAACACTCTGGGAAGCATGCTTTCAGAAAACAAATAGAAGAGCTGGGTTTCTCTATTTCAGAAGACCGCCTTACCGAAACAATGACCCTTTTCAAAGAACTCTGCGATCGTAAAGAAATTGTAACGTCAGACGATCTGGAGGCAATGATTACGAGCAATCTTTTGGCAAGGGCCCAGTAGACGCTTCATATCTGGTTACCCCAAAAATTAAAGGAGTGTGTCTCTATGGCAAGAACGTTGGTTAGCTCTATTATCGCAGCACATAGTAAGGAATCCGCCAGGGAAGGAGAGATCTGCAAGGTTCGCGTAGACTTTGCTTTTGCTAATGATATTACTACGCCTCCTGCCGTAAACTCTTTTCGCAAAATGGGAGCACGGCACGTCTTTGATCCTCAAAGATGTGCCGTGTTACCCGATCACTTTACACCAAATCGCGACATTGCATCAGCAGAACAGACCAAAAGGGGAAAAGAATTTGCAAAATCACAGAATATGCTCTACTGGGAAGTAGGACGAGTAGGAATAGAACACGCATTTCTTCCTGAACAAGGATATATTCTCCCTGGAGATATTGTAACTGGCGCGGATAGTCATACGTGCACCGGTGGAGCTTTGGGAGCCCTTTCAACCGGAATGGGAAGTTCGGATCTTGCAGCCGTATGGGCGTTGGGCGAAACATGGTTGAAAGTTCCTCAGACATTAAGAGTTGACTTTGTAGGGGAAAGACCGGGCTGGATCACCGGGAAAGATATGATTCTCTCTCTCTTAGGCCAAATAGGCGTTCAGGGAGCCCGTTACATGGCACTTGAATTCGGAGGGGAAGCCGTTGAAAATCTTCCCATGGACGATCGTTTCACCATCTCAAATATGGCTGTTGAGGCAGGAGCAAAGGTCGGCATCTTTGTTCCTGATGAAATGACACTTGAATACGCCTCGAAACGGGCCAAGCGAACCTTTATTCCCATATATCCCGATATAAACGCCGCCTATACTCGCAGAGAAACTATTGATGTAACTCACATGGAGCCAGTCGTTGCCCTTCCCCACTCTCCTGATAATGTAACCTCGGTTTCATCGTGCCATCCTCTCGATATTCATCAGGTTTTCATTGGATCTTGCACAAATGGGAGGTTCAGAGATATAGAGATGGCAGCTCTTCTCATGAAGGGGAAAAAGGTAGCAGAGAATCTTCGATGCATTGTCATCCCCGCATCATATGAAGTTTATAATCGCGCTCTTGAAAAGGGATACATTCAAATTTTCGCCAATGCGGGAGCCGTTGTCTGTACGCCTACATGCGGACCATGCCTTGGGGGCCATATGGGAATTCTGGCAGCGGGAGAACGGTGCGTTTCTACAAGCAATCGAAACTTTGTAGGTCGAATGGGGCATTCCCAAAGTGAGCTTATACTGGCCAGTCCGTTAGTGGCTGCTGCAAGTGCCATTACGGGAAAACTTACAGATCCGAGAAACGTAGCGTCTCATGAATTTTTCACAACACTGGAGGGGAAATAGTATGGCACAAAATCTTCAGGGAAAAGCCTGGACATTTTCAGATAATATTGATACCGACGTCATCATTCCGGCCCGATATCTCACTTCAAGTAATGAAACAGAACTCGGATCCCATTGTATGGAAGATATCGATGCCGAATTTTCTAAAAAGGTAGCAAGTGGAGACATTATTGTGGCAGGTGAAAACTTTGGATGCGGCTCGTCTCGTGAGCATGCTCCACTCGCAATAAAAGGTGCTGGTTGTAGTTGCGTTATTACTGCGTCTTTCGCTCGAATATTTTTCAGAAATGCCATTAATGTGGGGCTTCCCATTTTTGAATGTCCGGAAGCTGTTGCCGCTATCGAAAACGGTGACGAACTTATAATCAAACCAGAAGAAGGAACGATAGAAAATATTTCTCAGGGAAAGGTCTTTTCTGTTGTTCCCTTTTCTCCATTTTTGCAAGAGCTTATAGAACAAGGTGGTCTCATACCTTATGTACAAAAACAACTTTCAGTCAGGGGGGAATAAGATGAACTCTAAAAAATATACATTGGCGCGAATCCCTGGAGATGGAATAGGGCCTGAAGTTATTTATGAAGCATCAAAAGTTCTTGAAGCAGCAGCATCTAAATCGAATTTTGCCATTGAATGGATCGACTATCCCTTTGGGGCTGATTACTATCTTCGCACCAACGAGATACTTCCGGATTCCGCATTGAAAGAAATGGCTTCATGTGATGCTCTTTTCTTAGGTGCTGTGGGGGACCCGCGGGTAAAGCCGGGAATTCTCGAACGGGGTATTTTGCTTACACTTCGCTTCTATTTTGATCAATATGTCAATCTTCGCCCGGCAAAAAGATATCCTAAAGTTCCTCTTCCCATCCAAATAGAGGCAGGAAAAGAATTTAACACCTTAGTCGTTCGGGAAAATACTGAAGACTTTTATGTCGGGATTGGAGGAATAACAGAAACAGGATACATAAAAGAAAAACTTGAATTGCAACGAAATCTTTACTCATTTAAAGGTCAAATCTCGGGCAATTTCAATACAAAAACACGAGGGGCTTTCCAGATGGGGATAGCCTCTGAACCTGGCATTCGTCGAGTTACAACCTATGCGTGCAAAGAAGCAGAAAGAAGAGGAGACTCAAGCATAACTCTTGTTTCAAAATCAAATGCCCTTCCTCAAATGTACGGATTTTGGGAAGAAGTGACGAGAGATGAAGCTTCTATACACAATATGAAGGTATCGATAATGAATGTCGACGCCATGTGTTATCACCTTGTTCGAAACCCTTCTGCCTTTAACGTTATTGTTGCTCCCAATATGTTCGGAGATATAGTCAGCGACCTTCTGGCTGGGTTGTCAGGCGGCCTTGGCGTAGCCGCAGGTGCAGATATAGGAGACAGCCTCTCCATGTTCGAGCCTATTCATGGATCTGCCCCAGATATTGCCGGAACGGGAAAAGCC of Aminobacterium sp. MB27-C1 contains these proteins:
- a CDS encoding transglycosylase SLT domain-containing protein, with translation MRKGIRRSILTVLLLSMAGLLAFTAGSRYIHASPRNRRGTIQSQKIQLHDWSSEPAVASFYQIGRFVTNRFSDVTLTYTNPLFTLSETIQDSVETMSMLTRFIQKQNPAISRDIAARQAAAFLRYSIKYGAPLDLVVAVANTESHFNPNARSSHGAAGVMQVTWRVHENLLRANGIRSEEELYTPEKGIAAGCLLISRYLRAYGSPEKALGRYYGGPSSVYWARVSRNLSKLQRYRPGNRL
- a CDS encoding RnfABCDGE type electron transport complex subunit D gives rise to the protein MSEKKLIVSSSPHLRSHTTVQTVMGDVLIALVPAMIAAFYFFGLQAVMVVAVCVLSCVLSEALCQKAMNRTSTIKDLSAVVTGLLLAFNLPPTVPLWLAAVGGVFAIIVVKQFFGGIGQNIVNPALAARAVLLASWPVSMTTWTIDGVSTATPLALLKEGTLSSLPSLTDVFIGHVGGCIGETSALALLLGGAYLLFRKVISWHIPVVYIATVFVLTAILGRDGFMSANPLYEIFLGGLMLGAFFMATDYTTSPMTKQGQVIFALGCGVLTTLIRLYGGYAEGVSYSILIMNLFVPLIDRVTVPRIFGEVR
- a CDS encoding 3-isopropylmalate dehydratase small subunit, whose product is MAQNLQGKAWTFSDNIDTDVIIPARYLTSSNETELGSHCMEDIDAEFSKKVASGDIIVAGENFGCGSSREHAPLAIKGAGCSCVITASFARIFFRNAINVGLPIFECPEAVAAIENGDELIIKPEEGTIENISQGKVFSVVPFSPFLQELIEQGGLIPYVQKQLSVRGE
- a CDS encoding RnfABCDGE type electron transport complex subunit G — encoded protein: MKKIYKLGATLFLITAVAGLLLGWVHAVTEEPIARLLEKEKIEAMKATLPVAQEFKLLNADLTSSGIIREVNEGYNNGNIVGYNIKVAPKGYGGVIEMMVGISIDGTLRGIQILSHSETPGLGAEAGKPAFSNQFSDRHVDALSVVKGETSNENEIQAMTGATITSRAVTDGVNQALRFFHSSLKGEGA
- the rsxC gene encoding electron transport complex subunit RsxC, translated to MKLLTFRGGVHPPDNKHWTSDQPVEIVLPKGDLVYPMGQHIGAPCVPAVKKGDRVLVGQKIGEPQGPVSAAIYASVSGTVKNVTAMPTPSGIDMLSVIVENDGLYEEIEPLNCRSFENLTASELRDIIRDAGIVGMGGACFPACIKLTPPAECVIDHVIVNAAECEPYLTSDYRLMLEEAEAIAEGAKILLQIFPKAHLHIAIEDNKPLAIEKMKKAVQGIENVTVNVLKTKYPQGGEKQLIFAVTGREVPSGKLPADAGCVVSNAYTVYEIRNAVVTGRTSLSRIVTVSGDAVATPKNMKVRLGTSFRELIEAAGGFVTPPVKVLAGGPMMGMSVNSLDVPVIKGTSGIIALSDKAVHLYDEYPCIRCGRCVEACPMGLLPFKLNALSLKNDYMGFKENGGMNCIECGSCSFMCPSKRHLVQSCREAKRSVIAAMKRKG
- a CDS encoding RnfABCDGE type electron transport complex subunit B, whose product is MVESLVYPALSLGGLGLFFGLLLGFAAKKFAVKIDPRVAKIREALPGANCGGCGYAGCDAYASAVVSGEASPAKCTAGGAEVAQKIAAILGVEVGHFVRKVAFVKCAGSKEKAKEISLYEGVLDCRKATIVPGGGTKACKNGCLGFGSCVAACAFDAIYMENGVAKVDERLCTGCGACASVCPRNVITLIPATQDIRVMCNSTQKGVGVKNVCEAGCIGCGLCAKMCPSQAITMKDNLPVINPDLCTGCQVCAMKCPVGAISVPVNEKAKQMAG
- the rsxE gene encoding electron transport complex subunit RsxE, which produces MIIERLKNGIIKNNPTFVQVIGMCPTLAVTTSAENGLGMGLAATVVLMGSNVVISALKRLIPDEIRIPAFIIIIATFVTLIQFFMQAFLPALNKALGIFIPLIVVNCIILGRAEAYASKNSVLPSLFDAIGMGLGFTLALVVLGSIRELLGTGTVFGMSLLPATYNPALIMILAPGGFLTLGMLMALINFINMKRKKENERISRYADA
- a CDS encoding class I SAM-dependent rRNA methyltransferase, whose amino-acid sequence is MSKIKGAILNRKGLDRLHKRHPWIFKGHLATFPQAEPGDFISLYNNRGKIEGWGFWGAGALCIRVLSFDTEKPELHALLRERLVTSLASRKRWLPQASAFRLVHSESDGLPGLIIDIYGSVACMQLLSAGWYRNREMIIGTLLELLPLNAIVLRNDVRYLEQEGIPRENRLLWGTLPEGDSVDIPFYEMQERVYPLAGQKTGIYLDVRNLPNLFKEVCPRADVLDCFSFQGHFGLHALHWGARSITAIEQSQEALSVYEENISLNGLSSENVHFHHGNAFDELRALEAEKKTFDIIIMDPPPFSPGKAQIESARRGYKELALRAYRLLRSEGILLYLCCSHAFSRQMLIDVLSDAAFDTKSTFRIVREGHQPEDHPIALEIPETNYLKGLLIQKTSK
- a CDS encoding 3-isopropylmalate dehydratase large subunit, which produces MARTLVSSIIAAHSKESAREGEICKVRVDFAFANDITTPPAVNSFRKMGARHVFDPQRCAVLPDHFTPNRDIASAEQTKRGKEFAKSQNMLYWEVGRVGIEHAFLPEQGYILPGDIVTGADSHTCTGGALGALSTGMGSSDLAAVWALGETWLKVPQTLRVDFVGERPGWITGKDMILSLLGQIGVQGARYMALEFGGEAVENLPMDDRFTISNMAVEAGAKVGIFVPDEMTLEYASKRAKRTFIPIYPDINAAYTRRETIDVTHMEPVVALPHSPDNVTSVSSCHPLDIHQVFIGSCTNGRFRDIEMAALLMKGKKVAENLRCIVIPASYEVYNRALEKGYIQIFANAGAVVCTPTCGPCLGGHMGILAAGERCVSTSNRNFVGRMGHSQSELILASPLVAAASAITGKLTDPRNVASHEFFTTLEGK
- the rsxA gene encoding electron transport complex subunit RsxA, translated to MSFFAIFIDALLVHNIVLSRFLGICPFLGVSSKVGTAVGMGLAVVFVIFLSSIMTWLVYNLVLVPLDITYLSTLAFILVIAALVQFVEMVVRKKWESLYWALGIYLPLITTNCAVLGVAVINMNENYTLLQAIVHSLGASLGFLLAIVLMAGLRERLQENTNMPKALQGLPISLITAALMSIAFLGFSGLIS
- a CDS encoding 2-isopropylmalate synthase, which encodes MDTNETIRIFDTTLRDGEQAAGINLNKEEKLQIATQLAKMKVDIIEAGFPAASHGDFEAVKRIADNVSGTTIAGLARTKRHDIGTAYEALKSAAHPMIHTFIATSPIHMEYKLKMTPQEVLAEVEKGVTFARSLVESVEFSAEDASRSDPSFLAEVFRTAARCGATTLNIPDTVGYAVPHEFAGFIKTVIKASGLNNVTWSVHCHNDLGLAVANSLSAIRAGARQVECTINGIGERAGNTSLEEVVMALKTRKDCFQYETNLDTTCLYTLSSLVSRMTGFAVPPNKAIVGANAFAHEAGIHQHGVLCNKATYEIMNPEDVGAPGSRLVLGKHSGKHAFRKQIEELGFSISEDRLTETMTLFKELCDRKEIVTSDDLEAMITSNLLARAQ